One Kineococcus aurantiacus genomic window carries:
- a CDS encoding zinc-dependent alcohol dehydrogenase: MRALCWNGVNDLAVQTVPDATIVNPRDVVVQVTLSSTCGSDLHFIDGYLPGAAPGDVIGHEFTGRVVEVGPEVSRVRVGDRVVVPSFIACGSCWYCERELYSLCDTTNPHAAAQQPVLGYPTGGIYGYTQPFGGYAGSHAEFIRVPFGDVNCFTVPDAVDDTTALFASDALPTGFMGADLCGITPGDTVAVFGAGAVGLMAAASARLLGAERVIVVDRVPERLEMARTRVGAETIDYSAVDSVQEQLRESTGGRGPDAVVEAVGMEAHGTGAQHVVDRAKQALRLETDRATPLREAVLAVRKAGTVVVLGVYGLTDSFPTGVVLNKGLTLRAAQQHGQRYAPRLLEHLAAGELATSFLATHPMPLEDAVRGYELFKDKSDGCVRAVFAPSGT; this comes from the coding sequence ATGCGCGCCCTGTGCTGGAACGGCGTCAACGACCTCGCGGTCCAGACCGTGCCCGACGCCACGATCGTCAACCCGCGCGACGTCGTCGTGCAGGTGACCTTGAGCAGCACGTGCGGGTCCGACCTGCACTTCATCGACGGCTACCTGCCCGGCGCCGCCCCCGGTGACGTCATCGGCCACGAGTTCACGGGCCGGGTCGTCGAGGTCGGCCCGGAGGTGTCGCGGGTCCGCGTCGGCGACCGCGTCGTCGTGCCCTCGTTCATCGCCTGCGGTTCCTGCTGGTACTGCGAGCGCGAGCTGTACTCGCTCTGCGACACCACCAACCCGCACGCCGCGGCCCAGCAGCCCGTGCTGGGGTACCCCACGGGCGGGATCTACGGGTACACGCAGCCGTTCGGCGGCTACGCCGGGTCGCACGCGGAGTTCATCCGCGTCCCGTTCGGCGACGTGAACTGCTTCACGGTGCCCGACGCGGTCGACGACACCACGGCGCTGTTCGCCTCCGACGCCCTGCCGACGGGGTTCATGGGCGCGGACCTGTGCGGCATCACCCCCGGCGACACCGTGGCCGTCTTCGGCGCCGGTGCGGTCGGCCTCATGGCGGCCGCCTCGGCGCGGTTGCTGGGCGCCGAGCGGGTCATCGTCGTCGACCGGGTGCCCGAGCGCCTGGAGATGGCGCGCACCCGCGTGGGCGCCGAGACGATCGACTACAGCGCGGTCGACAGCGTGCAGGAGCAGTTGCGCGAGAGCACGGGGGGACGGGGCCCGGACGCGGTCGTCGAGGCCGTCGGGATGGAGGCGCACGGCACCGGCGCCCAGCACGTCGTGGACCGGGCCAAGCAAGCGCTGCGGCTGGAGACCGACCGGGCCACCCCGCTGCGCGAGGCCGTCCTGGCGGTGCGCAAGGCGGGCACGGTCGTCGTCCTCGGCGTGTACGGCCTGACCGACAGCTTCCCCACCGGGGTGGTGCTCAACAAGGGCCTCACCCTGCGCGCGGCGCAGCAGCACGGGCAGCGGTACGCACCGCGCCTGCTGGAGCACCTGGCCGCCGGGGAGCTGGCGACGTCGTTCCTGGCCACGCACCCCATGCCGCTGGAGGACGCCGTGCGCGGGTACGAGCTGTTCAAGGACAAGAGCGACGGGTGCGTGCGGGCGGTCTTCGCCCCCTCCGGCACCTGA
- a CDS encoding manganese catalase family protein, translated as MYRHTRELQFTAKPEKPDALFAAKFQEILGGQFGEMTVMMQYLFQGWNCRVPGKYKDMIMDIGTEEISHVEMLTVMLARLLEGAPGEATEKAAAANPVLAAVLGGQNPQHAIVSGGGARPTDSLGNPWNAGYIVASGNLLSDFRSNVSAEAQSRLMTSRIANMTDDRGVKEMLAFNLARDTYHQQQWLLGIQMLIDDGYVETQIERSNGDWEDHDAAHVFYTSTNGSAAGEGLWATGNSLVDGEPFRAEELRPLTDDDGTLPAPDPLQFVTYDGNAGPGKPGTGAGAHLQGAQNVVTKVKDALTGDNH; from the coding sequence GTGTACCGACACACCAGGGAACTCCAGTTCACCGCCAAGCCCGAGAAGCCCGACGCGCTGTTCGCCGCCAAGTTCCAGGAGATCCTGGGCGGTCAGTTCGGTGAGATGACCGTCATGATGCAGTACCTGTTCCAGGGGTGGAACTGCCGGGTCCCCGGCAAGTACAAGGACATGATCATGGACATCGGGACGGAGGAGATCTCGCACGTCGAGATGCTCACCGTCATGCTCGCCCGTCTCCTGGAGGGCGCTCCCGGTGAGGCGACCGAGAAGGCCGCCGCGGCGAACCCCGTCCTGGCCGCCGTGCTCGGGGGGCAGAACCCGCAGCACGCCATCGTCTCCGGCGGCGGGGCCCGGCCGACCGACTCGCTGGGGAACCCCTGGAACGCCGGCTACATCGTCGCCAGCGGCAACCTCCTCAGCGACTTCCGGTCCAACGTGTCGGCCGAGGCGCAGAGCCGCCTCATGACCAGCCGCATCGCGAACATGACCGACGACCGCGGCGTCAAGGAGATGCTCGCCTTCAACCTGGCGCGCGACACCTACCACCAGCAGCAGTGGCTCCTGGGCATCCAGATGCTCATCGACGACGGGTACGTCGAGACCCAGATCGAGCGGTCCAACGGGGACTGGGAGGACCACGACGCCGCGCACGTGTTCTACACGTCGACCAACGGCAGCGCTGCCGGCGAGGGCCTGTGGGCCACCGGCAACAGCCTCGTCGACGGTGAACCGTTCCGCGCCGAGGAACTGCGCCCGCTCACCGACGACGACGGCACGCTGCCGGCGCCGGACCCGCTGCAGTTCGTCACCTACGACGGCAACGCCGGTCCCGGCAAGCCCGGCACCGGGGCGGGAGCGCACCTGCAGGGCGCGCAGAACGTCGTGACCAAGGTCAAGGACGCCCTGACCGGCGACAACCACTGA